In Pochonia chlamydosporia 170 chromosome Unknown PCv3seq00008, whole genome shotgun sequence, the following proteins share a genomic window:
- a CDS encoding porphobilinogen deaminase Hem3 (similar to Metarhizium acridum CQMa 102 XP_007814300.1), producing the protein MNADELRTMIEQDPEKAKAYWKNWVYIEEIPDNIEPFRELLENYSKVPPSDVDALLRRTRDQLWNVVKYPCIGLWSFTNLRSTYGHRFEEAMERLFPQDSTSNSTNKNAILDLGCCIGQILRQLAYKGVDPSRLYGTDLHPEFIDIGNELFGDKGHGPNFVAGDMLDPESESLKALDGKVTMIHAANFFHLFTWDDQVRIGTRILRFLQPGTTNTVIFGRQIGTLRPREADSVRKHYLHNQKSFQKLWDEIGEKTGTKWRVNVDVIEGIAVKLPTLGEDERYIRFGVYQISPPAIP; encoded by the exons ATGAATGCGGACGAATTGAGAACTATGATTGAGCAGGACCCAGAAAAAGCAAAGGCTTACTGGAAGAACTGGGTTTATATCGAAGAAATACCCGACAACATCGAGCCATTCAGAGAACTACTCGAAAATTACAGCAAGGTACCTCCTTCTGACGTTGATGCTCTACTTCGGCGTACT CGGGATCAACTTTGGAACGTGGTCAAATATCCATGTATCGGCCTTTGGAGTTTCACCAACCTGCGCAGCACATATGGCCATCGATTTGAGGAGGCAATGGAGCGTCTGTTTCCCCAGGATTCTACGTCTAACAGTACGAACAAGAATGCGATTCTTGACCTCGGCTGCTGCATTGGTCAAATTCTGCGCCAACTGGCATACAAAGGCGTAGATCCCTCACGCCTTTACGGAACAGACTTGCATCCTGAATTCATCGATATCGGAAACGAGTTATTTGGAGACAAAGGACACGGCCCTAATTTTGTTGCCGGGGACATGCTGGACCCCGAGAGCGAGTCACTCAAGGCTCTAGACGGGAAAGTAACAATGATACATGCTGCCAACTTTTTTCATCTTTTTACGTGGGACGACCAAGTGAGGATTGGTACGCGTATCCTACGGTTCCTACAGCCTGGAACCACTAACACCGTCATTTTTGGTAGGCAGATTGGAACGTTGAGGCCAAGGGAAGCTGACTCTGTGAGGAAACACTATCTTCATAACCAGAAGAGTTTCCAGAAGCTTTGGGACGAAATAGGGGAGAAGACGGGGACTAAGTGGCGGGTGAATGTTGATGTGATAGAGGGCATTGCCGTGAAGTTGCCCACTCTAGGGGAGGATGAGAGGTATATCCGGTTTGGGGTGTATCAGATCTCACCACCGGCAATACCATAG
- a CDS encoding monocarboxylate permease (similar to Aspergillus oryzae RIB40 XP_001825796.1): protein MTTDSGSQSKLRSEVEADTEYKNESSLDQEEPSTTSPAPEGGTRGWLVAGGGAAIFFCTLGFANSFGTFEEYYLSHQMKGESASKVSWIGSLAMFLQFFAGMLGGPLFDRYGEKVIRPASIFYIFSMMMLSLCKTYWQVMLVQGVLQGLVMGLLQFPAFGAVAQYFEKNRAGAMGLVVSGSSIGGIIIPIALSKMLNDSSLGFGWSIRVIGFLILPLMAFASVAIKARLPPRKTQFWLMSAYKEPRFVVLIIAFFFMFFGMLTPFFYLPSYAVSQGMQPSLAGYLLSIVNAASTFGRIVPGVLADKYGRLNMFGIGGLVTGMMIFCLDSVSSNAGFIIYAVFIGFSSGTIISGGSAALSVLPDDTRNVGTYMGMGMAIAGLGGLIGPPVNGAMVHRYGGYFEVAMLSGAMCVFGGFVVLSSKLLTKEGLCGRV, encoded by the exons ATGACCACGGATTCCGGATCTCAAAGTAAGCTTCGCTCCGAAGTCGAAGCTGACACCGAGTATAAAAATGAATCTTcacttgaccaagaagaaccATCCACCACTAGCCCGGCCCCTGAAGGTGGTACCCGCGGCTGGCTTGTAGCCGGTGGAGGAGCCGCAATATTCTTCTGCACGCTGGGTTTTGCCAACTCCTTTGGCACCTTTGAAGAATACTACCTGTCCCATCAGATGAAGGGCGAATCAGCATCAAAGGTCTCTTGGATAGGGTCTCTGGCCATGTTTCTTCAGTTTTTTGCCGGCATGCTTGGTGGCCCGTTATTTGATCGATACGGCGAAAAG GTGATTCGACCGGCTTCGATTTTCTACATATTTTCAATGATGATGCTTAGCCTATGCAAAACATACTGGCAGGTAATGCTAGTTCAAGGCGTCTTACAAGGACTCGTCATGGGGCTACTGCAATTCCCTGCATTCGGTGCAGTGGCCCAATATTTCGAAAAGAACCGAGCTGGTGCAATGGGCTTAGTCGTATCCGGCTCGTCCATCGGCGGGATAATTATTCCAATTGCATTGTCCAAGATGCTAAATGATTCATCCCTCGGCTTCGGATGGTCAATTAGGGTCATCGGCTTTCTCATCCTGCCGCTCATGGCGTTTGCGTCAGTTGCCATAAAAGCAAGACTACCACCCCGAAAAACACAATTCTGGCTCATGTCGGCATACAAGGAACCAAGATTCGTGGTGTTAATCATTGCATTTTTCTTCATGTTTTTTGGCATGTTGACCCCGTTCTTTTACTTGCCTTCGTACGCAGTCTCACAGGGTATGCAACCATCATTGGCTGGCTATCTGCTTTCTATTGTCAATGCTGCATCTACTTTTGGACGAATCGTTCCTGGGGTGCTAGCAGATAAGTATGGTCGGCTGAATATGTTTGGTATCGGCGGGCTAGTCACCGGTATGATGATTTTCTGCTTGGATAGCGTGAGCAGCAATGCTGGCTTCATCATATATGCAGTATTTATCGGGTTTTCATCGGGAACTATCATCTCTGGTGGATCTGCTGCTCTCTCAGTCTTGCCTGATGATACTCGCAATGTTGGCACTTACATGGGCATGGGTATGGCTATTGCTGGATTGGGTGGCCTCATCGGTCCTCCAGTGAATGGTGCAATGGTCCATAGGTATGGAGGATACTTTGAGGTTGCGATGCTTTCTGGCGCAATGTGTGTTTTTGGAGGATTCGTTGTTCTTTCATCGAAGCTTTTGACGAAGGAAGGTCTCTGCGGTAGGGTGTAA
- a CDS encoding C6 transcription factor (similar to Aspergillus clavatus NRRL 1 XP_001273840.1) has product MTQPDGRRGRVALKRKIKCNREKPCSNCLRAKSETCVYGSATLHSPGVYRNAGQNQPNGRILAPRTKASSQGDLTSSTNGSEITRSTHPSSLTSTSTPGIYQDGDEESARLRARIRHLEEQVSRSSLDRDSGTHLTSNANIESASSRLGGTMHITFDKLAAGQPQVIVRNIVHKTRLLGQSHWGVHGILIIRDIFETLEPQLQTENSNVVCILEKCKSLARVIKARRAPPWPCPPTPDLPSKEIADTLVDNYLRSSESIYRILHIPTFRRDYEFLWVSNTTPNMAFLVQLKLVLALGALTFDNTFSLRESALRWVYEAQTWVSEPKFKSRLDIPSLQTNLLLLLAQEGVGSGGDNMWISIGAVLRKAMFMGLHKDPTFLPPMPTFSQEMRRRLWNTIIELALQSSLTSGGAPLISLEDFSTAPPGNFDDDQLVVDQAIPKTENEYTQMSLSVALRRTFPQRLAVVKFLNDTLLQGTYENTLRLDADLRASYKVLRESLQLSCNSDKEGTASQAAITILNFLLNRYSLALHVPYFGPALQEASYAYSRKVVVESALKIWHCMCPESRSLTNTVQPNNSTWLFRLTTCSSGFYPTVAIQAVLLIGLELRAHIQEDDGLGHAPLRPDLLSVLEDGLKWCMEVIEAGETNIKGCLLISLVVSHVGGLRERLGPEVITRELMNSTEDILGTCLGKLEERAASYGYGGAEGNEEERGLTTPSDAMEDWSFMMSDAFGLGGGSMDAMNWMFD; this is encoded by the exons ATGACCCAACCAGATGGACGACGGGGCCGAGTTGCACT AAAGCGCAAGATAAAATGCAACAGGGAAAAACCTTGCAGCAACTGCCTCCGAGCTAAGAGCGAGACCTGTGTTTACGGGAGCGCCACACTCCATTCTCCAGGTGTTTACCGCAATGCTGGGCAGAACCAGCCGAACGGACGCATTCTTGCTCCAAGGACAAAAGCAAGCTCGCAAGGCGATCTCACGTCTAGCACAAACGGCTCGGAAATAACACGTTCAACTCATCCGTCTAGTCtgacatccacatcaaccCCTGGCATCtaccaagatggagatgaggagtCTGCCAGGCTGAGGGCGAGAATCCGGCATCTTGAGGAACAGGTATCCAGGTCTTCACTGGATAGGGATTCCGGAACGCATTTGACTTCCAATGCAAACATCGAGTCGGCAAGCTCACGCCTTGGAGGAACCATGCACATAACATTCGACAAGTTGGCAGCGGGGCAGCCGCAAGTGATCGTTCGTAACATCGTTCACAAGACTAGATTACTGGGCCAGAGCCACTGGGGTGTCCACGGAATTCTCATA ATTCGGGACATATTCGAGACTCTAGAGCCACAATTGCAAACAGAAAATTCTAACGTTGTATGTATCCTTGAGAAGTGCAAGTCTCTAGCCAGAGTGATCAAAGCCCGTCGTGCTCCTCCGTGGCCTTGCCCACCGACCCCAGACCTGCCTTCCAAGGAAATAGCAGACACTTTGGTGGACAATTATCTTCGGTCAAGCGAATCTATCTACAGAATATTGCACATTCCCACATTTCGGAGAGATTACGAGTTTTTATGGGTATCAAATACGACCCCTAATATGGCATTTCTCGTTCAGCTGAAACTTGTACTGGCACTTGGAGCCCTAACTTTTGACAATACCTTCTCCCTACGCGAATCAGCTCTACGGTGGGTATACGAAGCCCAAACGTGGGTTTCGGAACCAAAATTCAAGTCACGTCTGGATATACCGTCCCTACAAACAAATCTTCTCCTATTGCTTGCCCAAGAAGGCGTTGGCAGTGGAGGAGACAATATGTGGATATCGATTGGGGCCGTACTGCGTAAAGCAATGTTCATGGGCTTGCACAAGGACCCGACCTTTTTACCGCCAATGCCGACATTCTCTCAAGAAATGCGTCGAAGGCTGTGGAATACAATTATTGAGCTCGCTCTTCAGTCGAGCTTGACTTCAGGAGGTGCACCTCTTATTTCTCTGGAGGATTTTAGTACTGCGCCCCCTGGAAACTTTGACGATGATCAACTTGTAGTTGACCAAGCGATACCAAAGACTGAGAATGAATATACGCAAATGTCCTTGTCAGTGGCACTGCGCAGGACATTTCCACAGCGTCTTGCCGTGGTAAAGTTCTTGAATGATACGCTTTTGCAAGGCACCTATGAGAACACTTTACGCCTTGATGCTGACTTGCGCGCATCTTATAAGGTCCTTCGTGAATCGCTACAACTGAGCTGCAACTCTGATAAAGAAGGTACGGCATCCCAAGCTGCGATAACTATTCTCAACTTTCTGCTCAACCGCTATTCTTTGGCGCTTCATGTCCCATACTTTGGGCCGGCACTTCAAGAAGCGTCCTATGCGTATTCTCGAAAGGTTGTTGTCGAGTCGGCTCTCAAAATTTGGCATTGCATGTGTCCAGAATCCCGAAGCTTGACCAACACCGTCCAGCCGAATAACTCGACTTGGTTATTTCGCCTCACGACCTGTAGCTCAGGGTTCTATCCGACCGTTGCCATCCAGGCAGTGTTGCTGATTGGTCTTGAACTCCGGGCACACATacaagaagatgatggccttggacaTGCACCACTGCGACCAGATTTGCTTTCCGTATTGGAGGATGGATTAAAATGGTGCATGGAAGTCATAGAGGCGGGCGAAACAAACATCAAGGGATGTTTGTTGATTAGCCTTGTCGTCTCGCACGTTGGTGGACTTCGTGAAAGGCTGGGACCTGAAGTTATTACTAGAGAGCTTATGAATTCGACGGAAGACATTTTAGGTACGTGTTTAGGTAAGTTGGAAGAAAGAGCAGCAAGTTATGGCTATGGCGGAGCAGAAGGAAACGAGGAAGAACGGGGTTTAACAACACCGAGCGACGCTATGGAGGACTGGAGTTTCATG ATGTCTGACGCctttggacttggaggaggTTCCATGGATGCGATGAATTGGATGTTTGATTGA
- a CDS encoding porphobilinogen deaminase (similar to Aspergillus oryzae RIB40 XP_001826750.1), whose amino-acid sequence MDQPSHTSQRPLRIGTRRSKLAVVQTEGIRDSLQKLAPGRTFQIEALHTLGDKDKSTALYSFGEKSLWTAELEEKLTSGEIDVVVHCLKDMPTLLPDSCDLAAIPLRDDPRDALIIKASLPYNSLQDLPEGAVIGTSSVRRSAQLRRLYPHLRFANLRGNVETRLAKVDSPESEYTCMIMSAAGLERIGLKHRINQYLGSKDGGILHAVGQGALGLEIRKGDTETQEFVNQLGDEKATLACLAERSLLRTLEGGCSVPIGVETEWVGQPDDHVLRMRAIVVSLDGTESVERSLDAALRTNDEATRMGSELAAKLVDGGAERILRAILADRPSKE is encoded by the exons ATGGATCAACCGTCCCATACTTCTCAGCGGCCGCTGCGTATAGGCACCCGCCGATCAAAATTGGCCGTTGTTCAAACAGAGGGTATCCGTGACAGTCTGCAAAAGCTGGCACCAGGACGAACCTTTCAAATCGAGGCACTGCATACATTAGgtgacaaggacaagtccacAGCTCTCTACAGCTTTGGCGAGAAGAGTCTATGGACCGCCGAGCTAGAAGAGAAGCTCACATCAGGCGAAATAGACGTCGTTGTGCATTGCTTGAAAG ATATGCCAACATTACTCCCTGATTCATGTGATCTGGCCGCTATTCCTTTGAGAGATGATCCCCGTGATGCTCTCATAATCAAGGCTAGCCTTCCATACAACAGCTTGCAGGATCTTCCCGAGGGTGCGGTCATAGGCACCTCGTCCGTACGTCGCTCAGCGCAGCTCCGCCGCCTCTACCCGCATCTGCGATTCGCAAACTTGCGTGGCAACGTCGAAACCCGCTTAGCAAAGGTGGACAGTCCTGAAAGTGAATACACCTGCATGATTATGTCCGCCGCTGGCCTTGAGCGTATCGGGTTGAAGCACCGCATCAATCAGTACCTCGGCTCCAAAGACGGAGGTATTTTACACGCCGTCGGACAAGGGGCTCTTGGTCTAGAAATTCGCAAGGGAGACACTGAAACACAAGAATTTGTGAACCAGCTGGGTGACGAGAAGGCCACGcttgcttgtcttgctgaGCGGTCTCTGCTTCGTACCCTTGAGGGGGGTTGCAGTGTTCCAATTGGCGTGGAGACGGAGTGGGTTGGACAGCCTGATGATCATGTGCTGAGAATGAGGGCTATTGTTGTCAGTCTCGATGGCACGGAGAGTGTTGAGCGTAGTTTGGATGCTGCGTTACGTACGAATGATGAAGCAACGAGAATGGGAAGCGAACTTGCTGCGAAGCTGGTCGATGGGGGAGCTGAGAGAATCCTACGGGCTATTTTAGCAGATAGACCGTCTAAAGAATAA